From the genome of Salvelinus fontinalis isolate EN_2023a chromosome 20, ASM2944872v1, whole genome shotgun sequence, one region includes:
- the LOC129817597 gene encoding 5-hydroxytryptamine receptor 1B-like — MERASQLKPMSFIYGEFWNMSTNDTNVNLTTRGEEEKDSLTFQAGLAVTLSLITFATTLSNAFVIATIYQSRKLHTPANFLIASLALTDLLVSVLVMPISALYTVSQTWTLGQVTCDIWLSSDITCCTASILHLCIIALDRYWAITDAVEYTKKRTSARAAGMIATAWVIAISISLPPFFWRQVKAEEVTTCNVNTDHIFYTIYSTFGAFYIPTLLLIALYGRIYVEARKRILKQSSNNKPGKRLTSAHLITNSPGTNSVASTASLNYGTNEISSCEANSSPANVNYVKVTVSDALLEKKRISAARERKATKTLGIILGAYIICWLPFFIYTLVVSVCASCFYPELFDIFTWLGYLNSLINPIIYTMSNEDFKKAFHKLIRFRYCRS, encoded by the coding sequence ATGGAGCGCGCCAGTCAGTTGAAGCCAATGTCTTTTATTTATGGAGAGTTCTGGAATATGTCAACCAATGATACCAATGTCAATTTAACGacacgaggagaggaggagaaggatagTTTGACTTTTCAAGCTGGTTTAGCAGTTACATTATCCCTAATAACTTTTGCAACAACATTATCAAATGCATTTGTTATTGCTACTATTTATCAATCCAGAAAACTGCATACGCCTGCAAACTTTCTGATAGCATCGCTCGCCCTGACAGACCTTCTGGTGTCGGTATTGGTGATGCCAATCAGCGCGCTATACACGGTGAGTCAAACATGGACTTTGGGCCAAGTTACGTGCGACATATGGTTATCTTCAGACATAACGTGTTGTACCGCATCCATTCTTCATCTGTGCATAATTGCGCTGGACCGTTACTGGGCAATAACAGACGCGGTTGAGTACACCAAGAAGCGCACATCAGCGCGCGCGGCGGGGATGATCGCCACTGCCTGGGTGATTGCCATCTCCATCTCACTGCCGCCCTTCTTCTGGCGTCAGGTGAAAGCGGAGGAAGTTACCACTTGCAATGTGAACACTGATCACATTTTCTACACAATTTATTCCACTTTTGGAGCCTTTTATATTCCCACGTTGTTACTCATAGCCCTTTACGGTAGGATCTATGTGGAAGCCCGAAAGAGGATCTTGAAACAGTCGTCTAATAATAAACCGGGGAAAAGACTCACCTCTGCCCATTTGATAACAAACTCGCCAGGTACAAACTCTGTAGCGTCCACCGCCTCTCTAAATTACGGGACGAACGAAATCTCTTCTTGTGAAGCTAATAGCTCACCTGCCAATGTGAACTATGTGAAAGTCACTGTATCCGACGCGCTCCTGGAGAAGAAGAGGATCTCCGCTGCCAGGGAAAGAAAGGCGACTAAAACTTTAGGGATCATTCTCGGAGCTTACATCATATGTTGGTTACCGTTTTTCATTTACACCTTAGTGGTTTCAGTCTGTGCGTCATGTTTCTATCCAGAATTATTTGACATATTTACTTGGTTGGGTTACCTTAACTCTTTAATAAACCCCATCATATACACCATGTCCAATGaggatttcaaaaaggctttccaCAAACTAATACGCTTCAGATATTGCAGGTCCTGA